From Laspinema palackyanum D2c, one genomic window encodes:
- a CDS encoding diguanylate cyclase domain-containing protein, with product MMNQRSASNPKANVLVVDDTPVNLLLLNQILCRHNYKIRVAPNGKMALKSVFANPPDLILLDIKMPDMDGYEVCRQLKLNPETEEIPIIFISALDGAIDKVTAFNLGGVDYITKPFEPVEVLARIEHQLRLRELMVELKSQNAQLQLLLTTTQSINEALDIDSALAIILEKVCQTLGWDFGEAWMPDDSATKLVYGQAWYGNDAKLAEFHDYSKNQDVFHCRGFAARIWQEQDLKWIADASQEESEMFSRADIAATAGLKGMLGIPILLRDSTTGDNSEVLAVLVFFQKNEMQPDRRSLELLKAVASQLGSMIQRKKTEAALKKANLELERLANLDSLTQVANRRRFDEYLDCEWNHAQREKHPLSLILFDLDYFKAYNDYYGHQAGDRCLQQVARSAGSAITRKTDLLARYGGEEFVMILPNTPGSGALTVAETIRDRLKQLQIPHLDSRVSPWVTVSLGIATLIPTDSEKPEALIAAADAALYEAKSQGRDRAILKELPPDP from the coding sequence ATGATGAATCAGCGGTCCGCATCAAACCCTAAAGCTAATGTATTAGTCGTTGACGATACCCCCGTCAACCTGTTACTTTTGAACCAAATACTCTGTCGGCATAATTATAAGATTAGAGTCGCTCCCAATGGAAAAATGGCGTTAAAATCTGTTTTCGCCAATCCACCGGATTTGATTTTATTAGACATTAAAATGCCCGATATGGACGGGTACGAAGTGTGTCGTCAACTCAAATTAAATCCGGAGACGGAGGAAATTCCTATCATTTTTATCAGCGCATTGGATGGGGCGATTGATAAAGTAACGGCTTTTAATTTAGGGGGAGTAGACTATATCACCAAACCCTTTGAGCCGGTGGAAGTTTTGGCGCGCATTGAACATCAATTGCGCCTGCGCGAATTGATGGTAGAACTCAAGTCGCAAAATGCTCAGTTACAACTCCTACTAACCACGACCCAATCCATTAACGAAGCCCTGGATATAGACTCCGCCTTAGCCATTATTTTAGAAAAAGTTTGTCAAACCCTGGGCTGGGACTTTGGGGAAGCGTGGATGCCAGATGACTCAGCCACTAAGCTAGTATATGGGCAGGCATGGTATGGGAATGATGCCAAACTTGCCGAATTTCATGACTACAGCAAAAACCAGGATGTTTTTCACTGCCGGGGATTTGCTGCCCGAATTTGGCAGGAGCAAGATTTAAAATGGATTGCTGATGCATCTCAGGAAGAGTCGGAGATGTTTTCTCGCGCCGATATCGCCGCAACGGCTGGACTCAAAGGAATGCTGGGTATTCCTATTTTGCTGCGGGATAGTACGACGGGGGATAACTCGGAAGTGTTAGCGGTTTTGGTGTTTTTTCAAAAAAATGAAATGCAACCGGACCGGCGATCGCTGGAATTACTCAAAGCCGTTGCCAGTCAGCTAGGGTCAATGATTCAGCGCAAAAAAACAGAAGCGGCTTTAAAAAAAGCTAATTTAGAATTAGAACGGCTGGCTAATTTAGATAGTTTAACCCAAGTGGCCAATCGCCGTCGCTTTGATGAATATCTCGATTGCGAATGGAACCATGCACAACGGGAAAAACATCCGCTTTCCTTGATTTTATTCGACCTCGACTATTTTAAAGCCTATAACGATTACTACGGACATCAAGCGGGCGATCGCTGTTTGCAACAAGTCGCCCGTTCCGCAGGCAGTGCAATCACCCGCAAGACTGATTTACTCGCTCGTTATGGGGGCGAAGAGTTTGTGATGATCTTACCCAATACCCCCGGTTCCGGGGCGCTTACGGTGGCAGAAACCATTCGCGATCGCCTCAAACAGTTGCAAATCCCTCACTTAGATTCCCGAGTCAGTCCTTGGGTCACCGTCAGTCTGGGAATCGCCACCCTGATTCCCACGGACTCCGAGAAACCCGAAGCGTTAATTGCTGCTGCCGATGCCGCCCTTTATGAAGCCAAATCTCAAGGACGAGATCGGGCTATCCTCAAAGAACTCCCCCCAGACCCTTGA
- a CDS encoding GTPase family protein: MSEQRETDSPKPDSHPSPEPTENLTLESPESAPKSWTDRLSGVWNQATDRLKQLSLGDRLPQYFQDWFSVSDERVAEILATVRAQLPTTEALLIGKPQAGKSSIVRGLTGVSADIIGQGFRPHTQHTERYAYPSSELPLLIFTDTVGLGDVNQDTAAIVQELVGDLQQETGRAKILILTVKINDFATDSLRQIAQQLRAASPHIPCLLAVTCLHEVYPPNTENHPPYPPDFPSVNRAFESIKAGFAEICDCAVALDFTLEEDGYTPVFYGLEALSDALAELLPEAESSAIYQLLDQGAGEKIGTLYRDVARRYILAFSIMAATLAAVPLPFATMPVLTALQVSLVGLLGRLYGQTLTPSQAGGVVSAIAGGFVAQAIGRELVKFVPIFGSAIAASWAAAYTWALGEGACVYFGDLMGGKKPDPDKIQAAMQEAFDAAKERFKGIKR, encoded by the coding sequence ATGAGTGAGCAACGCGAAACTGATTCCCCTAAACCCGATTCCCATCCGTCCCCCGAACCGACGGAGAATCTCACCCTGGAATCGCCAGAATCAGCCCCAAAATCCTGGACCGATCGCCTTTCTGGGGTCTGGAATCAGGCCACAGACCGGCTAAAACAACTCTCCCTAGGCGATCGCCTCCCCCAATATTTTCAGGATTGGTTCAGCGTCAGCGATGAACGAGTCGCTGAAATTTTGGCAACGGTTCGCGCCCAATTGCCCACCACCGAGGCCCTATTAATTGGCAAACCCCAAGCGGGCAAAAGTTCCATCGTCCGGGGACTCACCGGAGTTTCCGCAGATATTATCGGCCAAGGATTTCGTCCCCATACCCAACATACGGAACGCTATGCCTATCCCTCCAGTGAGTTACCCTTACTGATTTTTACCGATACCGTCGGACTCGGGGATGTCAACCAAGACACTGCGGCGATCGTCCAAGAATTAGTCGGGGATTTGCAGCAGGAAACGGGTCGGGCCAAAATCCTCATTCTCACCGTCAAAATTAACGATTTTGCTACAGATTCCCTCCGCCAAATTGCCCAACAGTTACGCGCCGCCTCTCCTCACATCCCTTGTTTACTGGCGGTGACCTGCTTGCATGAAGTCTATCCCCCCAATACTGAAAACCATCCCCCCTATCCCCCAGATTTTCCCTCGGTTAATCGGGCGTTTGAGTCGATTAAAGCGGGATTTGCTGAGATTTGCGACTGCGCCGTTGCCCTCGATTTTACCCTAGAAGAAGATGGCTATACTCCGGTGTTTTATGGGTTAGAAGCCCTCAGCGATGCCCTGGCCGAACTCCTCCCCGAAGCCGAATCCAGCGCCATTTATCAACTGTTAGACCAAGGCGCAGGTGAGAAAATTGGCACATTATATCGCGATGTCGCCCGACGGTATATTTTAGCCTTTTCCATCATGGCCGCCACCCTCGCTGCCGTTCCCCTACCCTTTGCCACCATGCCGGTCCTGACCGCCTTACAAGTCTCCCTGGTGGGATTGTTAGGCCGACTCTACGGACAAACCCTCACACCATCCCAAGCGGGAGGAGTCGTCAGTGCGATCGCCGGTGGATTTGTCGCCCAGGCGATCGGGCGGGAATTAGTCAAATTTGTCCCAATTTTCGGCAGTGCGATCGCCGCCTCCTGGGCCGCCGCCTATACTTGGGCCCTCGGTGAAGGAGCGTGCGTATATTTTGGTGATTTAATGGGCGGTAAAAAGCCCGACCCAGACAAAATTCAAGCCGCCATGCAAGAGGCTTTTGACGCAGCTAAAGAACGGTTCAAAGGCATCAAACGTTAA
- a CDS encoding glutathione S-transferase family protein, protein MLTVHHLNVSQSERIIWLLEELELPYELCLYQRHPVTQLAPPELRTVHPLGNAPVLVDGEIVMAESGAIVEYILARYGEGRLAVSVTSTEYPDYLYWFHYANSSLMMQISINWFAGMAVGPDSNSPLLPALQERLDRHLQMVEDRLSQVNYFAGAEFTAADIMMHFPFGTMKAFYNLGLDNRPNIKAWLARISDRPGYQRGMKAAGHTQDPALEWDTSRAVGLDSPA, encoded by the coding sequence ATGCTAACTGTCCATCATCTCAACGTTTCTCAGTCCGAGCGCATTATCTGGCTCCTAGAGGAACTGGAATTGCCCTACGAACTCTGTCTGTACCAACGCCACCCGGTCACCCAATTAGCTCCCCCAGAACTGCGAACCGTTCATCCGCTCGGCAATGCGCCGGTGCTGGTCGATGGCGAGATTGTGATGGCTGAGTCTGGAGCGATTGTGGAATACATCCTCGCTCGCTACGGGGAAGGTCGGTTGGCAGTGTCCGTCACCTCAACTGAGTATCCCGATTACTTGTACTGGTTCCATTACGCCAATAGCAGTCTGATGATGCAGATTAGCATCAACTGGTTTGCGGGGATGGCTGTAGGACCCGATAGTAATTCTCCACTGCTCCCGGCCCTACAAGAGCGGCTCGATCGCCACCTCCAGATGGTCGAAGATCGCCTATCCCAAGTAAACTACTTCGCGGGTGCTGAGTTTACCGCCGCTGACATCATGATGCATTTCCCGTTCGGCACGATGAAGGCATTTTACAACCTGGGTCTCGACAACCGGCCAAATATCAAAGCATGGCTGGCGCGGATCAGCGATCGCCCTGGATATCAGCGAGGCATGAAAGCAGCAGGACACACTCAAGATCCGGCCCTAGAGTGGGACACCAGCCGCGCCGTTGGGTTAGACTCCCCTGCATGA
- a CDS encoding GmrSD restriction endonuclease domain-containing protein — translation MSQSHMPALPQTSPRRDLSIRSELVQRIYNFYINQNFYVNRRYQRKLVWTIQEKRDFIDSILQGFPVPIILLAEIEKDKKFVFEIIDGMQRLNAVTSFIEGEFDFKGEYFDLQTMVESKSLFDNKTLLQKSPVLDRKICETISSYIMPLSIYSFENEEKIDEVFRRINYNGKHLSKQELRAAGSTSEFADLVRVISSEIRTDASASDVLLLNNMKNISITNKQLKYGIVIDEIFWVKNKILTKEMLRQSKDEEIIANIIAYMILSPSVPTTNSKILDEYYEFKEGENQERIQLAIKSKSAVNIKKQFIYIYDEIRKILHEANLNFAELICGQNTLNYISRPFQVIFFSFYDLIINKRMEIADYDGLIKSLKNINREINIRTSPTWNSNDKTRHIRKVKGLIQDCFKIREQEDPAIDCWRTEFETLLTQSKTEQVLYDFKQGFTNLNGAGEFNSDNFEKIIKTLTAMANHSPQATGYVCVGVADNEQTAQRIIQLYNIDSIEYKGYHITGIEHEALQLQKNLDNFYRWICQEINNHKGINQEVKTNLGNNIKLISYFNKSVVLFCIKPRKEPTSYFGKYYQRIGANIEEISVEEYTELFGRFLSK, via the coding sequence ATGTCTCAATCTCATATGCCTGCTTTACCTCAAACTTCACCAAGAAGAGATCTCTCTATAAGGAGCGAATTAGTTCAAAGAATTTATAATTTTTATATTAATCAAAATTTTTATGTCAATAGAAGGTATCAGAGAAAGCTCGTTTGGACAATTCAAGAGAAAAGAGATTTTATTGATTCAATCCTTCAAGGTTTTCCAGTCCCTATAATTTTATTAGCGGAAATAGAAAAAGATAAAAAATTTGTTTTTGAAATTATAGATGGAATGCAAAGGTTAAATGCTGTTACATCTTTTATTGAAGGCGAATTTGATTTTAAGGGAGAATATTTTGATTTACAAACTATGGTAGAATCCAAATCTCTTTTTGATAATAAAACTTTACTCCAAAAATCCCCTGTTTTAGATCGAAAAATTTGTGAAACAATTTCAAGTTATATAATGCCGTTATCTATATACTCATTTGAAAATGAAGAAAAAATTGACGAGGTTTTTAGAAGAATTAATTATAATGGAAAACACTTGTCCAAGCAAGAACTAAGAGCCGCAGGAAGCACTTCCGAATTTGCTGATTTAGTTAGAGTGATTTCTAGTGAAATAAGGACGGACGCATCCGCTTCCGACGTTCTTCTCCTAAATAACATGAAAAATATTAGTATTACTAACAAACAGCTTAAATATGGGATTGTAATTGATGAAATTTTTTGGGTTAAAAACAAAATTTTAACCAAAGAAATGCTCAGACAATCAAAAGATGAAGAAATAATTGCCAATATTATTGCTTATATGATTCTGTCCCCTTCCGTTCCCACAACTAATTCTAAAATTTTAGATGAATACTATGAATTTAAAGAAGGAGAAAATCAAGAAAGAATACAATTAGCAATTAAATCAAAATCCGCAGTAAATATAAAAAAACAGTTTATTTATATTTACGATGAGATCCGTAAAATTTTACATGAAGCAAACTTGAATTTCGCAGAATTAATATGCGGCCAAAATACGCTTAACTATATTTCACGACCTTTTCAAGTAATATTTTTCAGTTTTTATGATCTCATAATTAATAAAAGAATGGAAATAGCTGATTATGATGGACTAATTAAAAGTTTAAAAAATATCAACAGAGAAATAAATATTCGGACAAGCCCCACATGGAATTCTAATGATAAAACTCGTCATATTAGAAAAGTAAAAGGTTTAATTCAAGATTGTTTTAAAATACGAGAGCAAGAGGATCCGGCAATAGATTGCTGGAGAACAGAATTTGAAACTTTACTAACTCAATCCAAAACTGAGCAAGTTTTATATGATTTTAAGCAAGGGTTTACCAATTTAAATGGAGCAGGAGAATTTAATTCAGATAATTTTGAAAAAATAATTAAAACTCTTACTGCTATGGCAAATCACTCGCCTCAAGCAACTGGATATGTTTGTGTTGGAGTCGCAGATAATGAACAAACGGCCCAAAGAATTATCCAACTATATAACATTGACTCCATAGAATATAAGGGTTATCACATAACTGGTATAGAGCATGAAGCTTTGCAACTACAAAAAAATTTAGATAATTTTTATCGGTGGATATGCCAAGAAATTAATAACCATAAAGGGATTAATCAAGAAGTCAAAACTAATTTAGGTAACAATATTAAACTAATTTCGTATTTTAATAAATCAGTTGTCCTTTTTTGTATAAAACCCAGAAAAGAACCTACTTCATACTTTGGTAAATACTACCAACGGATTGGTGCAAATATTGAAGAAATTTCAGTTGAAGAATACACTGAGCTTTTTGGCCGATTTTTATCCAAATAA
- a CDS encoding NACHT domain-containing protein, whose product MVGIDEIVRAILAIARVATPVIINTARRNELVIKLLQKFKIDADHPPADFTGVYRYALVEYGIQNLDNFDVDRLQLVLELFRQNEIYHGFRKAFDRNDPYTLLKEAEAYIDGFALGDKIRESHIDYKRELAKFSSIFMEIANRTRTPAEVLEFRKIEDLRYNTNQILERLENLNALEDLRQEIAKLTASEPDPILPAAGNQPRLKSEFAQQLRNWLEALYDFESYDVQIPNYFEWIINIRARRGFDRIVVRGIEGEVTISDVNHLRQSVDVQKADEGWLVAPRRISQAAVDIVENDDVLFCYTFDELIDEVADFSRYIDWLEAEVKQRDIEQLYVPLACTKEEIDPITHQRLAKSRYDERNGWIDRYINRWVDDPAKEHISILGEFGTGKTWFALHYAWETVKKYRDAKEEGLPRPRLPLVIPLRDYAKAVSVESLFSEFFFRQHEIGLPGYSAFEQLNRMGKLLLIFDGFDEMAAKVDRQQMINNFWELAKVVVPGSKVILTCRTEHFPEAQEGRALLNAELKASTANLIGATPQFEVLEIEKLNSTQIRDVIGKRATATTVEKVMQNAKLLDLAKRPVMIELILEALPEIESGKPIDLSRIYFYAVRRKMERDIKTERTFTSMADKLYFLCELSWEMLSTDQMSLNFREFPNRLRRLFSTVVQQQKDLDHWHYDMMAQTMLIRNAEGDYTPAHRSLLEFFVAYKFAVELGILAPDFTEFADLKQFPSTSNLSQTFGKAPLTPAVLELLLPTIDPGEATKTRLLQLVQSTQGQCENEAAYLGGNAVTLLLKIDPNALDNSDLQDTVILGADFTSANLRNVNLAQANLKHCTFTTVFGTVLSAAFSPDGEWFATGDANGEIYLWQVEGKPLVLCQGHSAPVWSVAVTPDGKTLVSGSDDGTVKTWDVRTGNCLQTLTGHSHFVRAVAITPDGKTLVSGSNDRTVKLWDLETGHCHTTLYGHGSIIWSVAVTPDGQTIASGSADQTVKLWDLETGVCRKTLQGHTEWVLSVAVTPDGKTLASGSADQTVKLWDLSTGNCQKTIEQQSRSVWSLAVAADNKTLIGGSADGTVKVWDMTTGDCLHRLADHSSRVGTVAIAPDGRTLVSGSDDETVKLWDIVRGECLTTLQGYASAVWSLAVAPDGNILASGSADRRVKLWDLTTGECLRTWQGHPSKVLSVAIPPTGDYLTSISDDGTLHRWEMPTGENLTTQWRPPSSGDVMALAPDGQTLACGSADSTVKLWDLQQIEQGMTLLQGHTSRVVSLSFSSDSTTLVSGTDDGTMNLWNFRTGECLKSLQGQGNYVWAVAVSPDRKTLASGREDGIVSLWDIETGDCIKTFDGHGSAVLSLVFHPEGKTLVSGSYDETIKVWELESGNCVQAIVNKPYAGMDITGATGLTEAQKATLKALGAIEQ is encoded by the coding sequence ATGGTAGGAATTGACGAGATCGTTCGGGCGATTCTGGCGATCGCTCGCGTTGCCACTCCCGTCATCATTAATACCGCTAGACGCAACGAATTAGTTATTAAATTACTCCAAAAATTTAAAATTGATGCAGACCATCCTCCGGCAGATTTCACCGGAGTTTATCGGTATGCCTTAGTCGAATATGGTATCCAAAACCTTGATAATTTCGACGTAGACCGGCTCCAACTCGTCCTCGAACTGTTCCGACAAAACGAAATTTATCACGGCTTTCGCAAAGCCTTCGATCGCAACGACCCCTATACCCTCCTCAAGGAAGCAGAAGCCTATATCGATGGCTTTGCCTTGGGAGATAAAATTCGGGAAAGCCATATTGACTATAAGCGGGAACTGGCGAAATTTAGCAGCATTTTTATGGAAATTGCCAACCGCACCCGCACTCCTGCGGAAGTCTTGGAATTTCGCAAAATTGAAGATTTGCGATACAATACCAACCAAATTTTAGAGCGGCTGGAAAATCTCAATGCCTTGGAAGACCTCCGCCAAGAAATTGCTAAATTAACCGCCAGCGAACCCGACCCCATTCTTCCGGCTGCCGGGAACCAACCCAGGCTTAAATCAGAATTTGCTCAACAATTACGCAACTGGCTAGAAGCGTTATATGACTTTGAGTCTTATGACGTTCAAATCCCCAATTACTTTGAATGGATTATTAATATCCGCGCTCGTCGTGGGTTCGATCGCATTGTGGTCCGAGGAATCGAAGGGGAAGTTACCATTAGTGATGTCAATCATTTACGGCAATCCGTCGATGTTCAAAAAGCCGATGAAGGCTGGTTAGTTGCCCCCCGGCGGATTAGTCAAGCGGCGGTGGATATTGTTGAAAATGATGATGTTTTATTCTGCTACACCTTTGACGAACTCATTGACGAAGTAGCAGATTTTAGTCGATATATCGACTGGTTAGAAGCAGAAGTTAAGCAGCGAGACATTGAACAGTTATATGTTCCCCTAGCCTGTACCAAAGAAGAAATAGACCCCATCACCCACCAACGCCTTGCTAAAAGTCGCTACGATGAACGCAACGGCTGGATTGACCGCTATATCAACCGTTGGGTGGATGACCCTGCGAAAGAACATATCTCCATTTTAGGGGAATTTGGCACGGGAAAAACCTGGTTTGCCCTTCATTATGCTTGGGAAACGGTTAAGAAATATCGCGATGCTAAAGAAGAAGGATTGCCCCGTCCTCGCCTGCCTTTAGTCATTCCCTTACGGGATTATGCCAAAGCAGTCAGCGTGGAATCCTTGTTTTCCGAATTCTTTTTCCGACAGCATGAAATTGGCTTACCCGGATACTCTGCCTTTGAGCAATTAAATCGCATGGGGAAATTGTTGCTGATTTTTGATGGCTTTGATGAAATGGCCGCCAAAGTCGATCGCCAACAAATGATTAATAACTTTTGGGAACTCGCCAAAGTCGTCGTTCCCGGGTCCAAAGTCATCCTCACTTGTCGGACCGAACATTTTCCCGAAGCTCAAGAAGGACGCGCCCTGTTAAATGCGGAATTAAAAGCCTCCACCGCCAATTTAATTGGGGCAACCCCTCAATTTGAAGTGTTGGAAATTGAAAAGCTCAATTCCACCCAAATCCGCGACGTAATTGGCAAACGGGCAACAGCGACAACGGTGGAAAAAGTGATGCAAAATGCCAAATTATTGGATTTGGCAAAACGTCCTGTGATGATTGAGTTAATTTTAGAAGCCTTACCGGAAATTGAATCAGGAAAACCCATTGATTTATCCCGAATTTACTTTTATGCCGTGCGCCGCAAGATGGAACGGGATATTAAAACCGAGCGCACCTTTACCTCAATGGCGGATAAATTATATTTCCTTTGCGAACTGTCTTGGGAAATGCTTTCTACTGACCAGATGAGTCTCAATTTCCGGGAATTTCCCAATCGTCTGCGCCGCCTGTTTAGTACCGTGGTCCAACAACAAAAAGATTTGGACCATTGGCATTATGACATGATGGCTCAAACCATGCTGATTCGCAATGCGGAAGGGGACTATACTCCCGCCCATCGCTCTTTATTAGAGTTTTTTGTTGCCTACAAATTTGCAGTAGAATTGGGCATTTTAGCCCCAGATTTTACGGAATTTGCGGACCTGAAACAGTTTCCCTCTACGTCCAACCTTTCCCAAACCTTTGGCAAAGCACCCTTAACTCCAGCGGTATTAGAGCTATTATTACCCACCATTGACCCCGGGGAAGCGACCAAAACCCGATTACTACAATTAGTCCAATCCACTCAAGGTCAATGTGAAAATGAAGCGGCCTATCTCGGGGGAAATGCCGTCACTTTATTGTTAAAAATAGACCCCAATGCTTTGGATAATAGCGACCTCCAAGATACGGTTATCTTAGGGGCTGATTTTACTTCGGCTAATTTACGGAATGTCAATTTAGCCCAAGCTAACTTAAAACATTGTACCTTCACAACCGTATTTGGAACCGTTTTATCCGCCGCATTTAGTCCCGATGGCGAGTGGTTTGCCACGGGAGATGCCAATGGGGAAATTTATCTGTGGCAAGTTGAGGGGAAACCCTTGGTATTGTGCCAAGGACATTCTGCGCCAGTCTGGTCCGTGGCAGTCACCCCCGATGGCAAAACCCTCGTTTCTGGTAGCGATGATGGCACGGTAAAAACCTGGGATGTCCGCACAGGGAACTGTCTGCAAACCTTGACAGGTCATAGCCATTTTGTGAGAGCAGTCGCCATCACCCCCGATGGCAAAACCCTCGTTTCCGGGAGTAACGATCGCACCGTGAAACTCTGGGATTTAGAAACCGGCCACTGTCATACGACCTTATATGGACATGGTAGCATTATATGGTCGGTCGCCGTCACCCCCGATGGCCAAACCATCGCCTCCGGTAGCGCGGATCAAACCGTGAAACTCTGGGATTTGGAAACCGGCGTCTGTCGCAAAACCTTACAGGGACATACCGAATGGGTATTATCCGTCGCTGTCACACCCGATGGCAAAACCCTCGCCTCCGGCAGTGCGGATCAAACCGTGAAACTGTGGGATTTAAGCACAGGAAACTGTCAAAAAACCATCGAACAACAGAGTCGTTCTGTGTGGTCCTTAGCGGTTGCTGCCGATAACAAAACCTTAATCGGAGGGAGTGCCGATGGGACCGTGAAAGTCTGGGATATGACCACGGGGGACTGCTTACATCGGTTAGCGGATCATAGTAGTCGGGTAGGAACCGTTGCCATTGCTCCCGATGGCCGCACTTTGGTCTCTGGAAGTGATGACGAAACCGTGAAACTCTGGGATATTGTGCGAGGAGAATGCCTCACTACCTTACAAGGATATGCCAGTGCCGTCTGGTCCTTGGCAGTCGCCCCCGATGGCAACATCCTCGCCTCCGGCAGTGCCGATCGCCGCGTCAAACTCTGGGATTTAACCACCGGCGAATGTTTAAGAACCTGGCAGGGACATCCCAGCAAAGTGCTATCCGTCGCCATTCCCCCCACCGGAGACTACCTCACCAGCATCAGCGATGACGGCACCCTCCACCGTTGGGAAATGCCAACAGGTGAGAACCTCACGACCCAATGGAGACCCCCCAGTTCGGGGGATGTGATGGCCCTGGCCCCGGATGGTCAAACTTTGGCCTGCGGTAGTGCGGACTCTACCGTGAAACTATGGGATTTGCAACAAATTGAACAGGGGATGACCCTCTTACAAGGGCATACCAGTCGGGTCGTCTCTCTCTCTTTCAGTAGCGATAGCACAACCCTAGTTTCCGGAACCGATGATGGCACAATGAACTTGTGGAATTTTAGAACAGGGGAATGCCTGAAAAGTTTACAGGGCCAAGGTAATTACGTCTGGGCCGTCGCCGTCTCCCCGGATAGAAAAACCCTCGCCTCTGGCCGGGAAGATGGCATTGTGAGTCTCTGGGATATCGAAACCGGAGACTGTATCAAAACCTTCGATGGACATGGAAGTGCCGTGTTATCCCTGGTGTTTCATCCCGAGGGGAAGACCCTGGTATCTGGGAGTTATGACGAAACCATCAAAGTGTGGGAGTTGGAGTCAGGAAATTGTGTACAGGCGATCGTGAATAAACCTTACGCCGGGATGGATATTACCGGCGCAACGGGATTAACTGAGGCTCAAAAAGCTACTCTGAAAGCATTGGGGGCGATCGAGCAGTAG